The proteins below are encoded in one region of Lactuca sativa cultivar Salinas chromosome 3, Lsat_Salinas_v11, whole genome shotgun sequence:
- the LOC111877558 gene encoding uncharacterized protein LOC111877558, translating into MTVNKSFTNLPVYLHNIQRTNPYSYTYIKTDVLDQFQLCFFAIRCVINAFLGCMLPVIFIDSVRIRGEYLNSMFVAIAMDGRNNTTPIAFGIGVANNVNSCTWFLMRLKDAIGEGREVAFITNIDDTITSFVGQVFPDAYHGYSSKSVLIYCRLTIGQRKNLDYLFFHACKVYTTQDFEQSFSKLSHAAREVHVNIRNKKWAWDYFPNIRWNVLNINIPEFPLVLSVTQHNVPMITMIDTIVRDVEHRIHPIHIDGPSQEDAKVSTMESD; encoded by the exons ATGACCGTGAACAAAAGCTTTACCAACTTGCCTGTTTACCTACATAACATTCAACGTACAAATCCCTATAGTTACACTTACATTAAAACCGATGTTTTGGATCAGTTCCAACTATGTTTTTTCGCTATTCGATGTGTG atcaaCGCATTCTTAGGATGTATGCTTCCGGTCATCTTCATAGACAGTGTTCGTATTCGAGGAGAGTATCTTAATTCAATGTTCGTAGCAATTGCTATGGATGGGAGAAATAACACCACACCAATTGCATTTGGTATTGGGGTGGCAAATAATGTTAACTCCTGCACTTGGTTCCTTATGAGGTTGAAGGATGCTATCGGAGAGGGTAGGGAAGTTGCGTTCATAACCAATATAGACGATACCATTACTTCTTTTGTGGGTCAGGTATTCCCTGATGCTTATCATGGTTATTCGTCTAAGAGTGTGTTGATTTATTGTCGCTTAACAATTGGTCAAAGAAAAAATTTAGACTACTTGTTCTTCCATGCATGCAAAGTATATACCACGCAAGATTTTGAACAatcattttctaaattaagtcatgcTGCACGTGAGGTTCATGTCAACATCAGAAATAAGAAATGGGCATGGGACTATTTCCCTAATATACGTTGGAATGTTCTAAACATTAATATTCCAGAATTCCCATTGGTGTTATCGGTAACGCAACACAATGTACCGATGATAACGATGATTGATACAATTGTTCG GGATGTTGAGCACCGTATTCACCCCATACACATAGATGGTCCTTCACAGGAGGATGCAAAAGTCTCTACGATGGAAAGCGACTAA